CATCGTGGCGGAGTGGCGTCTCCCCCCGTTCCTCGTTCCTCCTCCGGTAGATGGTCGGAGACCACTAATAAGCAACCCGGTCGTCATTACGCTAAGCTGTGCGGAGGAAGGCGGGGCCGAAGTGGCTTTCCCAGGGGTGGCGCGAGCCTGAGACAGGCGGGGGCTTGATTTGAGGAGATTCACAGGGAATCGATGTACGCCTAAGCCGAACACGCCTTCCTCTAACTCCTGTCTCTTCCGAAATCGtgttctctcttcttctccGTTGTTTTTGAGCGCGAACATGACGAATTATGAGGATGTTCACTCGAGAGTTTGTTTACACAGACTTTCCCCAGTAAACATCCAAATGTATACGTATGTGTTCCGTAATGGGCgtgtttccagaaaataccTTTAGAGGAAGCACCGATTCCAACTTCACTCTTAGTTTATAGATTCCGATTGTCATCTACTGTTACTGATGTTCAAAATAACAATTTACGGCGGTTTTAAGTAATGTAAGCCGTTTTATTTCTAGTAGTTTCTAGTAATCCCATCAATCATTTAGAAATTGGGCTTCACTTTCATCCTCTAAAACTTTCAACGAGTACGGTTATAATACTataaagaaaggagaaatcaAGTGGTATAAAACTTTTTTGATGaaagttgtttcttttgtaattgtcaagtttggcaaaaaaatagttcacatgaacacaaaaatagaaagaatgaaattttaaaaaaatattcttaaatTCAATAAGATAATTCTTCTCTGATGTATTTGATAACGGCAGAAATGAGTAAATTaaggaattttgcaaaatagaGAGAAATAGGTTAAATTTTACTGTTCTATTTCGGTTACATAAAGAGTCTAGACGGGCGCTCGAAGGTGGTACCGTAAAGATGAAATTCAGTATGTGGATGATGGgaagttcttttttggattttttcggtCTTTCGAAAAATAGGACATTATATCTTTGTACAGACGCTTTcttgtgaaattttctttttttttaagattctgACGAATATACGATGAAATTTATGGAGATGTTTTGCCATCATTTAAAATATGAACATGGAGaaattattgtataggccacaCCTGTAATTCTCGGCAGTTAATGccaagatttttattttcatacaAAACATCAGATTAAGAGTTGTGTTTCAATATAAGAGTGGTGctcattgaaaaattcaagagcGAAAACTTCTGCCATGATCTccgaaatctaaaaaaattcaatttccaaaagaaaGGGCCTCAAACTGGCAGTTTTCAAGTGTATTTGTCAAGCATATGATAATGAGAGGATGTTGATAGAAGGAACGTTCGggtattttctttgaaatgaatGTGAAATTACGGCTTTTCGTTGGGAATACGTAAGCGTAGATGTAGTACAAATATAACAGGGGAATTATAATGAAGGACGAAGtgcacgagtttttttttatcccaaTGGGAATGCGCAAATACGTTCGACCTAAATTCAGAATCATCTGGGAATCGAAAATGatctatacaatgaattgcgggggcGAACCGACATGAATGTCAGTGCTTTTACCTTCTCGTACAAGTCTGAAGCAACTTATCGACGTAAttgggatgaaaggtttggttggccctaggacggtttcgaaccatcaacaaTGCAGAACCTGGTACCCACTCCGTTGCACTTGTCTAAGGAGGACAGCAGTACAAAAGAATATAATTTACGTGGTTCATCGAAGGGAAAATTTAGAAAGCtaggaaatgaaaaggaaaaatgcgaGAAGAGTTATCTGATCTATTGAGTGCTTGACGCATTTTGTTATTACTTGGTCCTCGAGAGGACATCCGACCCTTCCATTTTTTGGTTGATATCGACTTTCATTTGACATCACCGGGTACTTCACGTCGTCGGATTtaattactttctttttttttctttattcttctatCTGTCTTATCCTAGCTGGGGATAAAAGCTAAACTCTTATGAATGAATTAGAAATGCTCCAATTTAACTTCAGTGAACTATGTATATTTGATCAAAAGAAAGAGCTTAGGATCTCACCGCATATGTAGTCATTTgataaatttccttttttctctgatttttagTAAAAATGTACCCTGCCCATTGAATAAACAACTTCATTTATtatactttacttttatttatttatttatttattatatttttaagcACATACACATAGACgtcttttgttgtttctaggaattctcttttaaaattcaattagAAAGAATAATTCAATAGTACTAattattgttttgttcattCCAGGAATACATTGGAGACACCTAGCTACAGTATTGCTACTATTCCctttcttagtaactttaacCTCAGACCTCTTCCTAACCTTACACCTTTTTAATACGTGACACATTTGGTAAACAAACACTAATTGCCATATATTCTTCTCTAaccttgtgattttttttttgcgtgagaagttgtttgtttactgtttattatctccttttgttttctggaGATTCTCTAGCGTAGCATCTAATATCTACtcaaattctattctatttgaTTGATTCTTAGGGAAGAACCACGTAAAAGTTTTGAGTTCTTCCCGAAATAATTTTATAGcgaattttcactttattgtCCACACTGTCCCTTTCGCCGGCTGGCAGACGCGCCACGATTCAGAGCTCTCGCAGACCTTGAGCGTTGTAAGGTGCCTCGTTGCGGAATTCAATGCACCAAGGCCGTCGCTTTTCTGAATAATCaggagaaattgagaaattgcGCCACTAGACGTATAAtccattcgtggagagatcccaacaccttcaatttcgtggtatgctgccctcTTGTTCTCACCAGGTATTCCACATCCGTTCGAAAGTCACCAGCTATTCGTGGTAGGTGCACCCATTCGGGTTCTACATTGAATACGTCTAGTTAACTATGGATAAAGTTATGAATTACTGACAAATGTCATATTTGGATGTGATGTCGACACAACTTTACGAGTACATGCGGAATGATGGTCCAAAAAAGAGCAAGTTGTAGTCTAGGCGACAAAAACAGCTGGTTTTcggcaaacaaaaaaatcgtatTTTATGTGAATATGAAATTTACgtaataatgtaatgtaaaggAGCACTTTGCgagtttgattttgttttgcgTTGGTCCTCACATTAATTGCCTATAAGCCAGAAACAGTTGTTCTTATTACGCCAATAATTTGCAGGTGTTAGAGCATATTTTTCCTACTAAAAAATGCGCAACTGGAAAACTCAGATAATAACATATGGTTCAGTTTTTATATGTATAGCAGTCAGCACTTAAATTAGTCATTAAGGGACCTTCCATAGTTCGTTCCAATGATTAGGCGTCAAGCGGAGCCAATGCGTCGTACGCAAGAAGTTGACCAATTGCCAGTTGAGACATGAATGAACATGTCATAAACGTTTTCTTGTGACGGACCAGCATACTTCATTCGTACCAAGATATGGATCGCGGCCGCGTTGCGTCCGCTCGCTCGCTTGCAGAGTGCCACCAGAGCCAAGCTGTAGAGGAGTGTTGTACacgtttatttattctgaGCGGACTATCGTAGCTTCTAGAAACGAATGTGGAACACGTGCTTAGCATGTAAATCAGAGCGGAGCGAGCAGCCAGCCCTTTGACATATTGCTCAGGGTCCTCGGGGAGTTAGGGCAATGCGGACGTGTTGTCTTTATACGCTGAAAGGATTGATGCCGCATACGTCCATCTCTTCAGTGTTCTTTCGGTTGTTCCGCTGTTCATTTGTcgtattctttcttttgagtTTTCTTCTGCACTCACGGATAACCTCAATGCATCATTTCGAAGCTAGAGCGCATCCACTGCTCCTGAGTCAGCGGATATAATGTCAAGAGTATTTATGGATTGGTTATCCAGAGGCCATGCATTCTTGTGGGAAACACAGCGACTGTAAAACAAACATTCTGGGAATCTCAGCTACTCACTGAAAGGTGATCTCGTTCCTTGGTctgtacagtcgggtcaaaatgacatgaatcacaaGTGTTGtttcggtgcatttgcgtacgcgctccaaacggcgcggtggaggcagcagttgggaccgtcgcaaactgcagcggtggGTGGTCCCAACAATTGTTTTGCCACGCTattagccgctacgctccctCGAAGCACcccgagagaagccgcgtacgaaattgcgtacgtgcttcatgtcgttttcaacCTACTGTACCCTATGATTTATGCTTCTGCAGGACATAGTATTGTGCCCCTCTCTGCCGTCTGCACGACATCAAAGAAGTAGCGGTTGCAATTTACACATCTTACTTTCCTCATGTGTACTTTCTGTTTAATCGTTAAAAACCTCCCTTATTGtgggatttttgttttttgtttcgtggATATCTTTACGATGTGCTTCTGACAACGCTTTTCTATGCATTCGTGAGGTATGGCATTTTTTGTGATTACGAACATTGCTATCTTACGACATTTGCATATATGTGAAGACCGATTGCGAGGGAGATCCCGCAACGGAGACATCCATTTTTTCGTCCAATAGGCCTTGTCTTGGTGATGATCATAAATCTTGGCCATAAAGCCGTCAGATTCGTACATTACGATCGGATTTCACTGCAGAAGTCGTAATTTTGAGATGGTAATATCATTTTCGGTGTCTCCACGCTTCACGTGCTATTTCTCCCGCTGTTAATGCTGACGTTCCCCGAATAACTCTGATGAAGGGTCTCTAGGCTCGAAATTGTCCTTGAGTTGTTCGAGAATTTTGAGGTTTGGGGGagaggggaggggaggggagatgttgttggttttattttatttttttcccctttttttttcctaaacctcacgattacgaattgtagTGAAACGCGCTGGCGGGTCCCAAGTGACTTGatatgccagtgactttatccttcttttatatacatatataataacaaATGTTCAGTAAGAATGCTCCTTCTTTTGTCTTATGCAGAACGTGTTTTTCAGAGTAGAGATTTGAATAACTTAGGGTCTTTTC
The Necator americanus strain Aroian chromosome I, whole genome shotgun sequence genome window above contains:
- a CDS encoding hypothetical protein (NECATOR_CHRI.G1651.T1) translates to MFALKNNGEEERTRFRKRQELEEGVFGLGVHRFPVNLLKSSPRLSQARATPGKATSAPPSSAQLSVMTTGLLISGLRPSTGGGTRNGGRRHSATMSAANRGRQLSRLIRRHLDYQ